The Cyclopterus lumpus isolate fCycLum1 chromosome 6, fCycLum1.pri, whole genome shotgun sequence genome contains a region encoding:
- the LOC117732321 gene encoding laminin subunit alpha-4-like, giving the protein MKLSGVSFGCDSDLLDGVFQVFLHEGHVVVRAGNSEIKTQKTYNDDNSHYIALYNNINWMRLYMDDVLEKLNEGLRLNSRGRSLTTKEGSTFLGGMSNQTLSNLTGCISNVFIKSVKDSQTVLNLLKVKENVNVPLDCPAAKKPQQIVAAQPKHSNKPRGKHRKPSGSRSRNTRESCQGELSDQEAGATHFSGSTHSYRRYNSLPSSLSSMPQISMVLRINSSDGLVLYAAGGQRSVAVMSLSVSDGHLLLLLDGGKRKVSMRSRKKYNDNQWHTVFIKREGEKISLIVDGISAQSKRIPGGDRTRLAGPLYVGGVPASLTAPGSGGFVGCVRDLTLNEALAKSPTHSQGTVHCFQSPLQPRAYFSGQGGHMAIA; this is encoded by the exons ATGAAGCTCTCCGGAGTCAGTTTCGGTTGTGACAGTGACCTGCTG gaCGGAGTGTTCCAGGTGTTTTTGCATGAAGGCCATGTTGTAGTGAGAGCTGGCAACAGTGAGATTAAGACGCAGAAGACGTACAACGATGACAACAGCCACTACATTGCTCTCTACAACAACATCAACTG GATGCGTCTGTACATGGACGACGTGCTGGAGAAACTAAACGAGGGCCTCCGGCTGAACAGCAGAGGGCGCAGTTTGACGACCAAGGAGGGAAGCACCTTCCTGGGAGGAATGTCCAACCAAACCCTCTCTAATCTCACTGGATGTATCAGCAATGTTTTCATCAAGAG TGTAAAGGATTCTCAGACGGTGTTGAACCTGctgaaagtaaaagaaaacGTCAACGTTCCTCTTGACTGTCCTGCTGCCAAAAAACCTCAGCAGATCGTTGCTGCCCAGCCCAAACACAGCAACAAACCCAgg GGAAAGCACAGGAAGCCATCTGGGTCTCGCAGCCGTAACACCAGGGAGTCCTGTCAGGGGGAGCTGTCAGACCAGGAGGCCGGAGCGACGCACTTCAGCGGCTCCACACACAGCTACCGGAGATACAACTCTCTGCCCAGCTCACTCAGCTCAAT gccTCAGATTTCCATGGTGTTGAGGATCAACTCCTCTGATGGTTTGGTGCTGTACGCAGCTGGTGGGCAGCGCAGTGTGGCCGTGATGTCACTCAGCGTGTCAGACGGCCACCTGTTGCTTTTGTTGGACGGCGGAAAGAGGAAGGTCAGCATGCGGAGCCGCAAGAAGTACAACGACAACCAGTGGCACACG GTGTTTATAAAACGCGAAGGCGAGAAGATCAGCCTTATAGTGGACGGTATCAGTGCTCAGTCTAAGAGAATCCCTGGAGGAGACCGGACTCGTCTCGCTGGGCCTTTATATGTTGGAGGAGTCCCGGCCTCACTGACG GCTCCAGGCTCTGGTGGCTTCGTCGGTTGTGTCAGGGACCTGACGCTAAACGAAGCCCTTGCAAAAAGTCCCACTCATAGTCAGGGGACGGTGCATTGCTTCCAGAGTCCTCTCCAGCCCAGAGCGTATTTCTCTGGCCAGGGAGGACACATGGCAATAG CATGA